From Erigeron canadensis isolate Cc75 chromosome 8, C_canadensis_v1, whole genome shotgun sequence, one genomic window encodes:
- the LOC122578111 gene encoding uncharacterized protein LOC122578111 isoform X2: MKQHHHQEAVSSSSSSQSESSSSHQPPPPPPATSPASVQLMNATSPATEDNPVSSSASSSSGGSSSESVSIERRGEYAALCKWTISNFPKVKTRALWSKYFEVGGYDCRLLVYPKGDSQALPGYISIYLQIMDPRGTSSSKWDCFASYRLTVVNPVDDSKSIHRDSWHRFSAKKKSHGWCDFTPSGCILDFKSGFMFNDDHCVVITADILILNESVSFVRDSNEVQAGSVSSSVVMNGPVGGDVLSGKFTWKVHNFTLFKDMIKTQKIMSPVFPAGECNLRISIYQSCVNGVDHLSMCLESKDTEKASATDRSCWCLFRMSVLNQKPGMNHMHRDSYGRFAADNKGGDNTSLGWNDYMKMMDFCGAESGFLVDDTAVFSTSFHVIKEHSNFLKNGGLIGSRMGSGARKSDGHMGKFTWRIENFTRLKDLLKKRKITGLCIKSRRFQIGNRDCRLIVYPRGQSQPPCHLSVFLEVTDSRNTTSDWSCFVSHRLSVVNQKMEDKSVTKESQNRYSKSAKDWGWREFVTLTSLFDQDSGFLVHDVVVFSADVLILKETSLMHEFTDQESESSNTAALTDKGGKLSSFTWKVENFLSFKDIMETRKIFSRFFQAGGCELRLGVYESFDTICIYLESDQSVGTDPDKNFWVKYRMAIQNQKNTSKTVWKESSICTKTWNNSVLQFMKVSDMLEADAGFLVRDTVVFVCEILDCCPWFEFADLEVYASEDDQDALTTDPDELIDSEDSEGISGDEEDIFRNLLSRAGFHLTYGDNPSQPQVTLREKLLMDAGAIAGFLTGLRVYLDDPAKVKRLLLPTKFSGPSDGKKNVKSDESSPSLMNLLMGVKVLQQAIIDLLLDIMVECCQPSEGSLNDDCSDGSSRPSQDGSGASSPPESSQLYVNGRLDSAKDEISTASAVQSSDMNGNHSSEKTFTGHGQPFCPPETCAASSSESSSIRSKTKWPEQSEELLGLIVNSLRELDGAVPQGCPEPRRRPQSAQKIALVLDKAPKHLQPDLIALVPKLVEHSEHPLAACALLDRLKRSDAEPDLLLPALGALSQLKCNGEVWESILHQSFELLEDSNDAPLAATVDFVFKAALHCQHLPEAVRSVRTRLKFLGDEVSACVLDYLSRTVASCTDVAEAILKDIDNDDDYREIGPLMPCGIFLFGENGATSDRLHMDPQNFCASTANFSDVYILLEMLSIPCLAAEASQTFEKAVAHGGIIPQSVAMVLERRLARRFNLTSQFAAGNFQHEEVGVEGETIEQLRIHRDDFTSVLGLAETLGLSRDSCVREFVKMLYTILFKWYADGPYRLRILKRLVDRATSTTDTSREVDLDLEILLFGISYVLAKMKLFAFVKKAKLKFQVWLKKRLFWCKD; the protein is encoded by the exons ATGAAACAACACCATCATCAAGAAGctgtatcatcatcatcgtcatcacaATCAGAATCATCATCGTCCCATcagccgccgccgccgccaccggCAACATCTCCGGCATCCGTACAGCTAATGAATGCAACATCTCCGGCGACTGAAGACAACCCAGTTTCATCATcggcatcatcatcatctgggGGGTCTTCATCGGAGTCGGTTTCGATCGAAAGGCGAGGCGAATACGCGGCTTTATGTAAATGGACAATCAGTAATTTCCCAAAGGTAAAAACCCGAGCTTTATGGAGTAAGTATTTTGAAGTAGGTGGTTATGATTGTAGATTGTTAGTTTACCCGAAAGGCGATTCGCAGGCATTGCCCGGTTATATTTCGATATATTTACAAATAATGGACCCTAGAGGGACTTCTTCGTCGAAATGGGATTGTTTCGCTAGTTATCGTTTAACTGTTGTAAACCCTGTTGATGATAGTAAGTCTATTCATCGAGATTCTTGGCATAGGTTCTCGGCGAAAAAGAAGTCACATGGGTGGTGTGATTTTACGCCTTCTGGTTGTATACTTGATTTCAAGTcgggttttatgtttaatgatGATCATTGTGTTGTTATAACTGcggatattttgattttgaatgagtCGGTTAGTTTTGTGAGAGATAGTAATGAGGTGCAGGCAGGGTCTGTGTCGAGTTCTGTTGTGATGAATGGACCTGTCGGGGGTGATGTTTTGAGTGGGAAGTTTACGTGGAAAGTTCATAATTTTACATTGTTTAAAGATATGATTAAGACCCAGAAGATAATGAGCCCGGTTTTTCCTGCGGGTGAGTGTAATTTGAGGATTAGTATCTACCAGAGTTGTGTTAATGGGGTTGATCATTTGTCTATGTGTTTGGAGAGTAAAGATACTGAGAAAGCGTCGGCTACTGATAGGAGCTGTTGGTGTTTGTTTCGAATGTCTGTTTTGAATCAAAAGCCAGGGATGAATCATATGCATAGGGATTCATATGGACGGTTTGCTGCTGATAATAAGGGTGGTGATAATACTAGTTTAGGGTGGAACGATTATATGAAAATGATGGATTTTTGTGGGGCTGAGTCGGGTTTTTTGGTGGATGATACCGCTGTGTTTAGTACGTCGTTTCATGTGATCAAGGAGCACAGTAATTTCCTCAAGAATGGAGGATTGATTGGAAGTAGAATGGGGAGTGGTGCTCGAAAGTCAGATGGTCATATGGGGAAATTCACGTGGAGGATTGAAAATTTCACAAGGTTGAAGGATCTTCTTAAAAAGAGAAAGATTACTGGGCTTTGTATCAAGAGCAGGAGGTTTCAAATTGGAAATCGTGATTGTCGCCTTATAGTTTACCCTCGAG GGCAGTCTCAGCCACCATGTCATCTGTCAGTTTTCCTAGAAGTAACAGATTCACGGAATACTACTAGTGACTGGAGTTGTTTTGTGAGCCATCGTTTGTCGGTTGTCAACCAAAAGATGGAGGACAAATCCGTTACAAAGGAATCACAGAATCGCTACTCGAAATCCGCAAAGGACTGGGGCTGGCGTGAATTTGTGACCCTAACCAGTCTATTTGATCAAGACTCTGGGTTTCTGGTTCATGATGTTGTTGTCTTCTCTGCagatgttttaattttaaaggaGACATCCTTAATGCACGAATTTACTGATCAAGAAAGTGAATCTAGTAATACTGCTGCCCTTACAGATAAAGGAGGCAAATTGAGTTCTTTTACATGGAAGGTAGAGaattttttgtcttttaaagACATAATGGAAACCCGTAAAATATTTAGCAGATTCTTTCAAGCTGGTGGCTGCGAGCTTCGGCTTG GTGTTTACGAGTCTTTTGACACAATATGCATATACCTGGAGAGTGATCAGTCAGTTGGCACTGACCCTGATAAGAACTTTTGGGTCAAGTACAGGATGGCTATACAGAATCAAAAGAATACTTCCAAGACTGTGTGGAAGGAGTCATCTATTTGTACCAAGACTTGGAACAATTCTGTGCTTCAGTTCATGAAGGTTTCAGATATGCTCGAAGCAGATGCAGGTTTTCTTGTAAGAGACACAGTTGTCTTTGTTTGTGAAATCTTGGATTGCTGCCCATGGTTTGAGTTTGCAGATCTAGAG GTTTATGCTTCTGAGGATGATCAGGATGCTTTGACGACTGATCCTGATGAACTGATTGATTCAGAGGATAGTGAAGGAATCAGTGGAGACGAAGAAGACATATTCCGAAACCTTCTTTCTAGAGCAGGCTTTCATCTCACATACGGGGATAATCCTTCACAGCCCCAAGTCACCTTAAGAGAAAAGCTTCTCATGGATGCTGGTGCAATAGCGGGATTTTTAACCGGACTTCGAGTATATCTTGACGACCCTGCCAAAGTAAAGCGTTTGCTTCTACCAACCAAGTTTTCTGGTCCCAGTGATGggaagaaaaatgttaaatctGATGAATCATCTCCAAGTCTAATGAACCTCCTGATGGGAGTCAAAGTGTTGCAGCAGGCAATAATAGATTTGCTTCTGGATATTATGGTGGAGTGCTGTCAACCATCAGAAGGAAGCTTGAATGATGATTGTTCAGATGGGAGTTCTAGACCTTCTCAAGATGGTAGTGGAGCTAGTAGCCCCCCAGAATCTTCACAGCTTTATGTAAATGGCAGGCTGGATTCTGCAAAAGATGAGATCTCTACTGCTTCTGCTGTACAAAGCTCAGACATGAATGGAAATCATTCATCTGAGAAAACATTTACTGGACATGGGCAGCCTTTCTGTCCACCTGAAACATGTGCCGCTAGTTCGTCTGAGAGTTCCTCCATTCGGTCTAAG ACTAAATGGCCAGAGCAGTCTGAGGAACTTTTAGGATTGATTGTGAACTCTTTGAGAGAGTTAGACGGAGCAGTTCCACAAGGATGTCCCGAGCCAAGACGAAGACCTCAGTCTGCACAAAAGATTGCTCTTGTATTGGACAAGGCTCCTAAGCATCTGCAACCTGACCTAATTGCTCTTGTGCCCAAGTTGGTTGAGCATTCAGAGCATCCACTTGCTGCTTGTGCGCTTTTGGATAGACTCAAAAGGTCAGATGCAGAACCTGATTTACTACTTCCG GCTCTTGGTGCCCTTAGCCAGTTGAAATGCAATGGTGAAGTTTGGGAGAGTATTCTACATCAATCTTTTGAACTTCTAGAAGACTCTAATGATGCTCCTCTTGCAGCAACAGTTGATTTCGTCTTCAAGGCTGCATTGCATTGCCAGCATCTTCCAGAAGCA GTCAGGTCTGTGCGTACAAGGTTAAAATTTTTGGGTGACGAAGTGTCTGCTTGCGTTCTTGATTATCTGAGTCGAACAGTAGCAAGTTGTACTGATGTTGCTGAGGCTATACTAAAAGACATCgacaatgatgatgattatcGTGAAATAGGCCCGTTAATGCCTTGTGGAATATTCTTATTTGGTGAAAATGGAGCAACTTCTGATAGATTGCATATGGACCCACAAAATTTTTGTGCGTCAACAGCTAATTTTTCTGATGTTTACATTTTATTAGAAATGTTGTCCATCCCATGCCTTGCTGCCGAAGCTTCCCAAACATTTGAGAAAGCCGTGGCACATGGTGGAATCATACCCCAGTCAGTGGCAATGGTCTTGGAGAGACGTCTGGCTCGACGGTTCAATCTAACTTCACAGTTTGCTGCTGGGAATTTTCAGCATGAGGAAGTGGGTGTGGAAGGAGAAACCATTGAACAACTGAGAATCCATAGGGATGATTTTACTTCTGTTCTTGGTTTAGCTGAAACATTAGGGCTTTCTAGAGATTCTTGTGTGAGAGAGTTTGTGAAAATGCTTTATACGATATTGTTTAAGTGGTATGCTGATGGGCCTTACAGGTTGCGGATACTGAAGAGGCTTGTTGACAGAGCCACTAGTACTACAGATACTAGTCGAGAAGTAGATTTAGATTTGGAAATTTTG CTCTTTGGCATCAGTTATGTGTTAGCGAAGATGAAATTATTCGCATTCGTGAAGAAAGCAAAGCTGAAGTTTCAAGTATGGCTGAAGAAAAGGCTGTTCTGGTGCAAAGACTGA
- the LOC122578111 gene encoding uncharacterized protein LOC122578111 isoform X1, which produces MKQHHHQEAVSSSSSSQSESSSSHQPPPPPPATSPASVQLMNATSPATEDNPVSSSASSSSGGSSSESVSIERRGEYAALCKWTISNFPKVKTRALWSKYFEVGGYDCRLLVYPKGDSQALPGYISIYLQIMDPRGTSSSKWDCFASYRLTVVNPVDDSKSIHRDSWHRFSAKKKSHGWCDFTPSGCILDFKSGFMFNDDHCVVITADILILNESVSFVRDSNEVQAGSVSSSVVMNGPVGGDVLSGKFTWKVHNFTLFKDMIKTQKIMSPVFPAGECNLRISIYQSCVNGVDHLSMCLESKDTEKASATDRSCWCLFRMSVLNQKPGMNHMHRDSYGRFAADNKGGDNTSLGWNDYMKMMDFCGAESGFLVDDTAVFSTSFHVIKEHSNFLKNGGLIGSRMGSGARKSDGHMGKFTWRIENFTRLKDLLKKRKITGLCIKSRRFQIGNRDCRLIVYPRGQSQPPCHLSVFLEVTDSRNTTSDWSCFVSHRLSVVNQKMEDKSVTKESQNRYSKSAKDWGWREFVTLTSLFDQDSGFLVHDVVVFSADVLILKETSLMHEFTDQESESSNTAALTDKGGKLSSFTWKVENFLSFKDIMETRKIFSRFFQAGGCELRLGVYESFDTICIYLESDQSVGTDPDKNFWVKYRMAIQNQKNTSKTVWKESSICTKTWNNSVLQFMKVSDMLEADAGFLVRDTVVFVCEILDCCPWFEFADLEVYASEDDQDALTTDPDELIDSEDSEGISGDEEDIFRNLLSRAGFHLTYGDNPSQPQVTLREKLLMDAGAIAGFLTGLRVYLDDPAKVKRLLLPTKFSGPSDGKKNVKSDESSPSLMNLLMGVKVLQQAIIDLLLDIMVECCQPSEGSLNDDCSDGSSRPSQDGSGASSPPESSQLYVNGRLDSAKDEISTASAVQSSDMNGNHSSEKTFTGHGQPFCPPETCAASSSESSSIRSKTKWPEQSEELLGLIVNSLRELDGAVPQGCPEPRRRPQSAQKIALVLDKAPKHLQPDLIALVPKLVEHSEHPLAACALLDRLKRSDAEPDLLLPALGALSQLKCNGEVWESILHQSFELLEDSNDAPLAATVDFVFKAALHCQHLPEAVRSVRTRLKFLGDEVSACVLDYLSRTVASCTDVAEAILKDIDNDDDYREIGPLMPCGIFLFGENGATSDRLHMDPQNFCASTANFSDVYILLEMLSIPCLAAEASQTFEKAVAHGGIIPQSVAMVLERRLARRFNLTSQFAAGNFQHEEVGVEGETIEQLRIHRDDFTSVLGLAETLGLSRDSCVREFVKMLYTILFKWYADGPYRLRILKRLVDRATSTTDTSREVDLDLEILVFLVSEEQEFVRPVLSMMQEVADLANVDRAALWHQLCVSEDEIIRIREESKAEVSSMAEEKAVLVQRLSDAEATNSRLKTEMKAEVDRFALEKKEMCEQMHEIESQLEWLRSERDDEISKLTSEKKVFQERLHDAETQLSQLKFRKRDELKRITKEKNALAERLRNAEAARKRFDDELKRYATENVSREEIRQSLEDEVRRLTQTVGQTEGEKREKEEQIARCEAYIDGMESKLQTCEQYIHSLEGSLQEEMSRHAPLYGAGLEALSMKELETISRIHEEGLRQIHALQQLKAASSAGSPHLSPHSLTHGHGIYPGAPPPMPVGLPPPLVQNGLGAHGNGHVNGAIGPWFNHS; this is translated from the exons ATGAAACAACACCATCATCAAGAAGctgtatcatcatcatcgtcatcacaATCAGAATCATCATCGTCCCATcagccgccgccgccgccaccggCAACATCTCCGGCATCCGTACAGCTAATGAATGCAACATCTCCGGCGACTGAAGACAACCCAGTTTCATCATcggcatcatcatcatctgggGGGTCTTCATCGGAGTCGGTTTCGATCGAAAGGCGAGGCGAATACGCGGCTTTATGTAAATGGACAATCAGTAATTTCCCAAAGGTAAAAACCCGAGCTTTATGGAGTAAGTATTTTGAAGTAGGTGGTTATGATTGTAGATTGTTAGTTTACCCGAAAGGCGATTCGCAGGCATTGCCCGGTTATATTTCGATATATTTACAAATAATGGACCCTAGAGGGACTTCTTCGTCGAAATGGGATTGTTTCGCTAGTTATCGTTTAACTGTTGTAAACCCTGTTGATGATAGTAAGTCTATTCATCGAGATTCTTGGCATAGGTTCTCGGCGAAAAAGAAGTCACATGGGTGGTGTGATTTTACGCCTTCTGGTTGTATACTTGATTTCAAGTcgggttttatgtttaatgatGATCATTGTGTTGTTATAACTGcggatattttgattttgaatgagtCGGTTAGTTTTGTGAGAGATAGTAATGAGGTGCAGGCAGGGTCTGTGTCGAGTTCTGTTGTGATGAATGGACCTGTCGGGGGTGATGTTTTGAGTGGGAAGTTTACGTGGAAAGTTCATAATTTTACATTGTTTAAAGATATGATTAAGACCCAGAAGATAATGAGCCCGGTTTTTCCTGCGGGTGAGTGTAATTTGAGGATTAGTATCTACCAGAGTTGTGTTAATGGGGTTGATCATTTGTCTATGTGTTTGGAGAGTAAAGATACTGAGAAAGCGTCGGCTACTGATAGGAGCTGTTGGTGTTTGTTTCGAATGTCTGTTTTGAATCAAAAGCCAGGGATGAATCATATGCATAGGGATTCATATGGACGGTTTGCTGCTGATAATAAGGGTGGTGATAATACTAGTTTAGGGTGGAACGATTATATGAAAATGATGGATTTTTGTGGGGCTGAGTCGGGTTTTTTGGTGGATGATACCGCTGTGTTTAGTACGTCGTTTCATGTGATCAAGGAGCACAGTAATTTCCTCAAGAATGGAGGATTGATTGGAAGTAGAATGGGGAGTGGTGCTCGAAAGTCAGATGGTCATATGGGGAAATTCACGTGGAGGATTGAAAATTTCACAAGGTTGAAGGATCTTCTTAAAAAGAGAAAGATTACTGGGCTTTGTATCAAGAGCAGGAGGTTTCAAATTGGAAATCGTGATTGTCGCCTTATAGTTTACCCTCGAG GGCAGTCTCAGCCACCATGTCATCTGTCAGTTTTCCTAGAAGTAACAGATTCACGGAATACTACTAGTGACTGGAGTTGTTTTGTGAGCCATCGTTTGTCGGTTGTCAACCAAAAGATGGAGGACAAATCCGTTACAAAGGAATCACAGAATCGCTACTCGAAATCCGCAAAGGACTGGGGCTGGCGTGAATTTGTGACCCTAACCAGTCTATTTGATCAAGACTCTGGGTTTCTGGTTCATGATGTTGTTGTCTTCTCTGCagatgttttaattttaaaggaGACATCCTTAATGCACGAATTTACTGATCAAGAAAGTGAATCTAGTAATACTGCTGCCCTTACAGATAAAGGAGGCAAATTGAGTTCTTTTACATGGAAGGTAGAGaattttttgtcttttaaagACATAATGGAAACCCGTAAAATATTTAGCAGATTCTTTCAAGCTGGTGGCTGCGAGCTTCGGCTTG GTGTTTACGAGTCTTTTGACACAATATGCATATACCTGGAGAGTGATCAGTCAGTTGGCACTGACCCTGATAAGAACTTTTGGGTCAAGTACAGGATGGCTATACAGAATCAAAAGAATACTTCCAAGACTGTGTGGAAGGAGTCATCTATTTGTACCAAGACTTGGAACAATTCTGTGCTTCAGTTCATGAAGGTTTCAGATATGCTCGAAGCAGATGCAGGTTTTCTTGTAAGAGACACAGTTGTCTTTGTTTGTGAAATCTTGGATTGCTGCCCATGGTTTGAGTTTGCAGATCTAGAG GTTTATGCTTCTGAGGATGATCAGGATGCTTTGACGACTGATCCTGATGAACTGATTGATTCAGAGGATAGTGAAGGAATCAGTGGAGACGAAGAAGACATATTCCGAAACCTTCTTTCTAGAGCAGGCTTTCATCTCACATACGGGGATAATCCTTCACAGCCCCAAGTCACCTTAAGAGAAAAGCTTCTCATGGATGCTGGTGCAATAGCGGGATTTTTAACCGGACTTCGAGTATATCTTGACGACCCTGCCAAAGTAAAGCGTTTGCTTCTACCAACCAAGTTTTCTGGTCCCAGTGATGggaagaaaaatgttaaatctGATGAATCATCTCCAAGTCTAATGAACCTCCTGATGGGAGTCAAAGTGTTGCAGCAGGCAATAATAGATTTGCTTCTGGATATTATGGTGGAGTGCTGTCAACCATCAGAAGGAAGCTTGAATGATGATTGTTCAGATGGGAGTTCTAGACCTTCTCAAGATGGTAGTGGAGCTAGTAGCCCCCCAGAATCTTCACAGCTTTATGTAAATGGCAGGCTGGATTCTGCAAAAGATGAGATCTCTACTGCTTCTGCTGTACAAAGCTCAGACATGAATGGAAATCATTCATCTGAGAAAACATTTACTGGACATGGGCAGCCTTTCTGTCCACCTGAAACATGTGCCGCTAGTTCGTCTGAGAGTTCCTCCATTCGGTCTAAG ACTAAATGGCCAGAGCAGTCTGAGGAACTTTTAGGATTGATTGTGAACTCTTTGAGAGAGTTAGACGGAGCAGTTCCACAAGGATGTCCCGAGCCAAGACGAAGACCTCAGTCTGCACAAAAGATTGCTCTTGTATTGGACAAGGCTCCTAAGCATCTGCAACCTGACCTAATTGCTCTTGTGCCCAAGTTGGTTGAGCATTCAGAGCATCCACTTGCTGCTTGTGCGCTTTTGGATAGACTCAAAAGGTCAGATGCAGAACCTGATTTACTACTTCCG GCTCTTGGTGCCCTTAGCCAGTTGAAATGCAATGGTGAAGTTTGGGAGAGTATTCTACATCAATCTTTTGAACTTCTAGAAGACTCTAATGATGCTCCTCTTGCAGCAACAGTTGATTTCGTCTTCAAGGCTGCATTGCATTGCCAGCATCTTCCAGAAGCA GTCAGGTCTGTGCGTACAAGGTTAAAATTTTTGGGTGACGAAGTGTCTGCTTGCGTTCTTGATTATCTGAGTCGAACAGTAGCAAGTTGTACTGATGTTGCTGAGGCTATACTAAAAGACATCgacaatgatgatgattatcGTGAAATAGGCCCGTTAATGCCTTGTGGAATATTCTTATTTGGTGAAAATGGAGCAACTTCTGATAGATTGCATATGGACCCACAAAATTTTTGTGCGTCAACAGCTAATTTTTCTGATGTTTACATTTTATTAGAAATGTTGTCCATCCCATGCCTTGCTGCCGAAGCTTCCCAAACATTTGAGAAAGCCGTGGCACATGGTGGAATCATACCCCAGTCAGTGGCAATGGTCTTGGAGAGACGTCTGGCTCGACGGTTCAATCTAACTTCACAGTTTGCTGCTGGGAATTTTCAGCATGAGGAAGTGGGTGTGGAAGGAGAAACCATTGAACAACTGAGAATCCATAGGGATGATTTTACTTCTGTTCTTGGTTTAGCTGAAACATTAGGGCTTTCTAGAGATTCTTGTGTGAGAGAGTTTGTGAAAATGCTTTATACGATATTGTTTAAGTGGTATGCTGATGGGCCTTACAGGTTGCGGATACTGAAGAGGCTTGTTGACAGAGCCACTAGTACTACAGATACTAGTCGAGAAGTAGATTTAGATTTGGAAATTTTGGTATTCCTTGTTTCTGAGGAACAAGAATTTGTTAGACCAGTTTTGAGCATGATGCAAGAAGTTGCTGATCTGGCAAATGTTGATCGTGCAGCTCTTTGGCATCAGTTATGTGTTAGCGAAGATGAAATTATTCGCATTCGTGAAGAAAGCAAAGCTGAAGTTTCAAGTATGGCTGAAGAAAAGGCTGTTCTGGTGCAAAGACTGAGTGATGCTGAGGCTACTAACAGCCGCCTTAAG ACGGAGATGAAGGCTGAAGTGGATCGATTTGCATTGGAAAAAAAGGAAATGTGTGAGCAAATGCACGAAATTGAAAGTCAACTTGAATGGCTTCGGTCAGAACGAGATGATGAAATTTCTAAGCTTACTTCTGAAAAGAAAGTATTCCAAGAGAGGCTTCATGATGCAGAGACACAACTTTCTCAATTGAAATTTCGGAAACGTGATGAATTGAAG AGAATAACAAAGGAGAAAAATGCTCTTGCTGAAAGACTACGGAATGCTGAAGCTGCAAGGAAAAGATTTGATGATGAGCTCAAGCGTTATGCAACAGAGAATGTAAGTCGAGAAGAAATCAGGCAGTCACTCGAAGACGAAGTCCGACGATTGACCCAAACAGTTGGTCAAACCGAAGGAGAAAAGCGTGAAAAGGAGGAACAGATTGCTCGATGTGAGGCATATATTGATGGCATGGAATCCAAGTTGCAAACTTGCGAG CAATACATCCATAGTCTGGAGGGATCCCTTCAAGAAGAAATGTCGAGACACGCTCCTTTATATGGTGCAGGCCTTGAAGCTCTTTCGATGAAAGAGCTTGAAACGATTTCTCGGATTCATGAAGAGGGATTAAGACAAATACACGCCCTTCAACAACTCAAAGCAGCCAGTTCAGCTGGCAGTCCTCACTTGAGTCCTCACTCTCTTACACATGGTCATGGCATATACCCGGGTGCACCACCACCAATGCCTGTTGGTCTCCCACCTCCCCTTGTTCAAAACGGTTTGGGGGCTCATGGCAATGGCCATGTAAATGGTGCAATTGGACCTTGGTTCAACCATTCTTGA
- the LOC122579918 gene encoding probable glycosyltransferase At5g25310 — protein sequence MKYGEHVAYVAPAISFTIFAVFLIVSSGSSVSKPPEFVIPPGVVRLQNNLIDLSPQRTENRSSAPNENRNPSFTRQRIRKPETELSRARAAIRGAASSVRNLSQLLQNGDVLSTDIYHNPGEFYQSYIEMEKRFKVYVYEEGDLPVVHDGPCKDIYTIEGRFIQEMEHGKRGHSFRTKDAEKAHVFFMPFSVTWMVKYLYKPDSYDLTPLQHFVSDYIRVISTKHPFWNTTHSADHFMLSCHDWGPHATKGDPILYNTSIRVLCNANSSEGFDPQKDVSLPEINLRHGNIPHILSLPPPSSPRPHLAFFAGGVHGPIRPVLLQHWKGRDPDLQVYEYLPKGLDYYPFMLASKYCLCPSGYEVASPRIVEAIYAECVPVMISEHYVLPFSDVLKWEAFSIHVKVSEIPHLKEILTSVTDDKYLKLKRNLRAVRRHFVLNEPAERFDVYHMILHSVWLRRLNLNLV from the exons ATGAAATACGGAGAGCATGTTGCTTACGTGGCACCGGCGATTTCCTTTACGATTTTCGCTGTTTTTCTGATCGTTTCCTCCGGCAGCTCTGTTTCAAAACCACCGGAGTTTGTGATTCCTCCTGGCGTCGTTCGATTGCAAAATAATTTGATCGATTTGAGTCCGCAACGTACCGAAAATCGATCCTCTGCGCCGAATGAGAACCGAAATCCTTCATTTACT AGACAACGGATACGGAAACCGGAGACGGAACTTTCGAGAGCGAGAGCTGCAATTAGGGGAGCGGCTTCATCAGTTAGGAACCTATCTCAGTTGTTGCAAAACGGTGACGTTTTGTCGACTGATATTTATCATAATCCCGGCGAGTTTTATCA GAGCTATATAGAGATGGAGAAGAGATttaaagtatatgtatatgaagaGGGTGATCTGCCAGTTGTACATGATGGACCATGTAAAGATATATACACAATAGAAGGAAGGTTTATACAGGAAATGGAACATGGTAAAAGAGGACATAGTTTCAGAACAAAAGATGCAGAAAAGGCCCATGTTTTCTTCATGCCATTCAGTGTCACCTGGATGGTCAAGTATCTGTATAAGCCTGATTCCTATGATCTCACCCcactccaacactttgtctCTGATTACATCAGAGTTATCTCCACCAAACACCCTTTCTGGAACACCACTCATTCTGCTGATCACTTCATGCTCTCTTGTCATGATTGG GGTCCGCATGCCACAAAAGGTGATCCCATCCTTTACAACACTTCAATCCGGGTCCTATGCAATGCCAACTCATCAGAAGGATTCGACCCACAAAAAGATGTCAGTCTGCCCGAAATCAACCTCCGTCACGGCAACATTCCACACATTCTCTCTCTTCCACCACCATCCTCTCCTAGACCCCACCTTGCCTTCTTTGCAGGTGGGGTCCACGGTCCAATACGGCCCGTCCTCTTGCAACACTGGAAGGGTCGGGACCCTGATCTTCAAGTCTACGAGTACCTCCCAAAAGGCCTAGATTATTACCCGTTTATGTTAGCCTCTAAATACTGCCTGTGTCCTAGCGGTTATGAAGTCGCTAGTCCCAGGATTGTTGAGGCTATTTATGCAGAATGTGTGCCTGTTATGATTTCTGAACACTATGTCTTGCCTTTTAGCGACGTGTTGAAGTGGGAGGCTTTCTCGATTCATGTTAAGGTGTCGGAAATTCCTCATTTGAAAGAAATCTTGACATCGGTGACTGATGACAAGTACTTGAAGCTAAAGAGGAATTTGAGAGCAGTAAGGAGACATTTCGTTTTGAATGAACCTGCAGAAAGGTTTGATGTGTATCATATGATATTGCATTCTGTTTGGCTCAGGagattaaatctaaatttagtATAA